From Acipenser ruthenus chromosome 23, fAciRut3.2 maternal haplotype, whole genome shotgun sequence, the proteins below share one genomic window:
- the LOC117412768 gene encoding protocadherin gamma-A11-like: IILYYLLGAVFGEVRYSIPEEMQYGSFVGNVALDLHLDVKELAARRARVVAEGKRQYCDLSLETGFLFVSERIDREELCRHVVICTIKFKILVENPLKMYSLAVDIQDINDNTPAFAANEIILEIQESALPGKRFTLDSAQDPDAGTSSIQSYTLSTNEYFILDVNTRAGGSKYPELILKKALDRETQFEHYLILNAIDGGNPRKSSSVNIHVIVLDINDNAPVFTQPVYEVTLIENSPIGTLVVTVNATDIDDGVNGEITYTFKHNSDESSNLFEINSKTGEIKVARKADFEKAEMHEIDVQVRDGGGESTKCKVIVEILDVNDNAPVISLKSVSSSVPEDSLPGTVIAVINIYDDDSGESGKVRCFIQDNLPFKLNSEDENYYMLVTNGVLDHETSSAFNITITATDKGSPSLSSIKMITISVSDVNDNPPVFTQPFYAAYLVENQPQGTPIITVKAKDKDADHNAKVVYSFLEDNIQGIPLSSYVSINSESGDIFSLRPFDYEQFGFFQILVKAQDSGNPPLYSNTTVKVFIVDQNDNAPKVLYPKQNEGSVLAEMIPRSAHTGYLVTKVVAVDADSGHNAWLSYHQLKTTETELFIVGLHNGEIRTSRKIFEKDDVKQRLVIVVKDNGRPSHSITVTLNVVLGDNFPLLSELSDFSEDTNSNTNLTLYLVISLACVSSLFFVLIIAVASIRFCKGRHRGLFYNESNANLPVFPDSFFPPNYADVGGPGALQPAYRYDVCLTTDSTKSEFKYVRACTGNTLNNQRMDPGNYETILHKVSSENDVYKQVCMINTYTPHEIFY, from the coding sequence attattctttACTATCTATTGGGTGCAGTGTTTGGAGAGGTTCGCTATTCTATTCCTGAAGAAATGCAATACGGATCGTTTGTTGGAAATGTTGCGCTGGATTTGCATTTAGATGTTAAAGAACTGGCTGCACGGAGGGCCCGTGTTGTTGCTGAGGGGAAGAGACAATACTGTGATCTGAGTTTGGAGACTGGCTTTCTGTTTGTGAGTGAAAGAATAGACAGGGAAGAACTGTGCAGACACGTTGTAATCTGTACAATCAAATTTAAAATACTGGTTGAGAATCCTCTGAAAATGTATAGCCTTGCAGTAGATATTCAGGATATTAACGATAACACCCCTGCTTTCGCTGCTAATGAAATTATATTAGAAATACAAGAATCAGCTTTACCTGGGAAGCGTTTCACACTAGATAGCGCGCAAGATCCTGACGCTGGCACAAGCTCCATTCAATCATATACTCTCAGCACAAACGAATACTTTATTTTGGATGTAAATACTCGTGCTGGTGGAAGCAAATATCCAgaactaattttaaaaaaagctctggATCGGGAAACACAATTTGAACATTATTTAATCCTTAATGCAATTGATGGAGGGAATCCGAGAAAATCTAGCAGCGTGAATATACATGTAATCGTGTTGGATATAAATGACAATGCTCCCGTGTTTACTCAGCCAGTCTATGAGGTCACGCTTATTGAAAACTCCCCTATTGGTACATTAGTGGTAACTGTAAATGCAACTGATATAGATGATGGTGTAAATGGGGAAATAACATATACTTTTAAGCATAATTCTGATGAGTCAAGTAATTTATTTGAGATCAATTCAAAAACTGGAGAAATAAAAGTTGCGAGGAAGGCAGATTTTGAAAAAGCTGAAATGCACGAAATCGATGTACAGGTCAGAGATGGTGGAGGTGAGTCAACGAAATGTAAAGTTATTGTAGAAATATTAGATGTAAACGACAATGCCCCTGTAATATCTCTGAAATCGGTGTCCAGCTCAGTGCCAGAGGATTCCTTGCCTGGTACTGTGATAGCTGTCATAAACATATATGACGACGACTCTGGGGAAAGTGGTAAAGTTCGATGTTTCATTCAAGATAACTTACCTTTTAAACTAAATTCAGAAGACGAAAACTACTATATGCTAGTGACTAATGGTGTATTAGACCACGAAACATCCTCTGCATTTAATATAACTATCACAGCTACTGATAAGGGATCCCCATCCCTCTCCAGCATAAAAATGATTACAATATCAGTTTCTGATGTCAATGACAACCCACCGGTTTTTACGCAACCATTTTACGCAGCGTATTTGGTGGAAAACCAACCCCAAGGGACACCTATAATCACCGTGAAAGCTAAAGACAAGGATGCAGACCACAATGCTAAAGTGGTTTACTCTTTCTTGGAAGACAACATTCAAGGAATACCTTTATCTTCGTATGTTTCAATTAACTCAGAAAGTGGAGACATTTTTTCATTGCGTCCCTTTGATTATGAACAGTTTGGGTTTTTCCAGATCCTGGTTAAAGCCCAAGATAGTGGAAATCCTCCTCTTTATAGTAACACTACCGTGAAGGTTTTTATAGTGGATCAAAATGATAACGCTCCAAAAGTGTTATACCCAAAACAAAACGAGGGGTCTGTTTTGGCCGAGATGATTCCCCGGTCAGCGCACACTGGGTATCTCGTGACTAAAGTAGTTGCTGTGGATGCAGACTCCGGGCACAACGCGTGGCTTTCATACCACCAGTTAAAAACTACCGAGACTGAGCTTTTTATTGTAGGGCTACACAATGGGGAAATACGAACATCACGTAAAATATTTGAAAAGGATGATGTTAAACAAAGATTAGTAATTGTGGTGAAGGATAATGGGCGGCCATCTCATTCAATTACCGTCACTTTAAATGTAGTTCTTGGAGATAACTTTCCTCTCCTTTCAGAGCTCAGCGACTTCTCTGAGGATACAAATTCAAATACGAACCTCACACTCTATTTAGTGATTTCTTTAGCTTGTGTTTCCTCCCTTTTCTTTGTATTAATTATAGCAGTGGCGTCTATAAGATTCTGTAAAGGCAGACATCGTGGACTCTTCTATAACGAATCAAACGCAAACCTCCCTGTATTCCCCGATTCTTTTTTCCCTCCAAATTACGCAGACGTCGGGGGGCCTGGAGCTCTCCAACCAGCATACAGATACGACGTTTGTTTAACTACAGACTCGACTAAAAGTGAGTTCAAGTATGTGCGAGCTTGTACTGGAAATACATTAAACAATCAACGCATGGATCCCGGGAATTATGAGACAATATTACACAAAGTGAGCAGCGAGAATGACGTCTACAAACAGGTATGCATGATTAACACATATACACCTCATGAAATATTCTACTAG